The Alphaproteobacteria bacterium genome has a segment encoding these proteins:
- a CDS encoding AMP-binding protein, whose amino-acid sequence MNIAKMLIDASRAAPGDPAVALGAHVVFEYRTLGHRVATLAGALRHRLNLAPDSRIAIAMKNVPAYVELLYAAWHAGMVAVPVNVKLHPREIAYILGNSDAQVLFATGDLGSAIGRATQSLPSLEHVIEVPSPEYDRLLTAEPAPLAERAPDDIAWLFYTSGTTGKPKGVMLTHRNLTMATLCYLADVDSIGHGECIVHAAPMSHGSGLYIAPFVAKGACQVVPESAGFDVSEICCLLDRHRGVTMFYAPTMVRRLIDYRGLSDANLANLKTIVYGGGPMYVADLKEAMGVLGDKLIQIYGQGESPMTITCLSRRHHGAKDIPRYDAHLASAGLPFTGMDVMVADEADSPLPPGVAGEVLARGDAVMKGYWRNPEATASTLRSGWLHTGDIGALDEEGFLTLKDRSKDLIISGGTNIYPREVEEVLLKHESVHEVSVIGRPHPDWGEEVVAFVVAKPDAHVTPEALERLCLDHIARFKRPKEFRFVEGLPKNSYGKVLKTELRERLKAERS is encoded by the coding sequence ATGAATATCGCGAAAATGTTGATCGACGCGAGCCGGGCAGCCCCCGGCGATCCCGCGGTAGCACTTGGCGCCCATGTGGTTTTCGAGTATCGAACGCTCGGCCACCGCGTCGCGACCTTGGCGGGAGCGCTCCGGCATCGTCTCAATCTTGCCCCCGACTCGCGAATTGCGATCGCGATGAAAAACGTTCCCGCATATGTCGAGCTGCTCTACGCCGCTTGGCATGCCGGCATGGTTGCGGTGCCCGTGAACGTCAAGCTCCACCCCCGTGAAATCGCGTATATCCTCGGGAATAGTGACGCGCAGGTCCTCTTCGCAACCGGCGATTTGGGATCCGCAATAGGCCGGGCAACCCAGTCTCTCCCTAGCCTCGAGCATGTCATCGAAGTGCCGTCGCCCGAGTACGATCGATTGTTGACCGCGGAACCGGCCCCCCTCGCCGAGCGCGCGCCGGATGATATCGCGTGGCTTTTCTATACGAGCGGGACGACCGGCAAGCCCAAGGGCGTCATGCTGACCCACCGCAACCTGACGATGGCTACACTTTGCTATCTCGCGGACGTCGATTCGATCGGGCATGGCGAATGCATCGTTCATGCAGCGCCGATGTCCCACGGGTCGGGTCTCTACATCGCGCCATTCGTCGCGAAGGGAGCGTGTCAAGTCGTTCCCGAAAGTGCCGGCTTCGATGTGTCCGAAATATGTTGCCTGCTCGATCGTCATCGAGGCGTGACGATGTTCTACGCGCCTACGATGGTGCGTCGCCTCATCGATTATCGGGGCTTGTCCGATGCGAATCTTGCCAACCTCAAGACAATCGTCTACGGCGGAGGGCCGATGTACGTGGCGGATCTCAAGGAAGCGATGGGTGTCCTGGGCGACAAACTCATTCAAATCTATGGTCAGGGCGAGAGTCCGATGACGATCACGTGCCTGTCCCGCCGCCATCACGGTGCGAAGGATATTCCCCGCTACGACGCGCATCTCGCCTCGGCCGGCCTTCCCTTCACTGGCATGGACGTCATGGTTGCGGATGAGGCCGACAGCCCGCTTCCTCCTGGCGTGGCGGGTGAGGTGCTTGCGCGCGGCGACGCGGTGATGAAGGGATATTGGCGCAACCCCGAGGCGACGGCCTCGACTTTGCGCAGTGGCTGGCTTCACACCGGCGATATCGGTGCCCTCGACGAGGAGGGATTCCTGACGCTCAAGGATCGCTCGAAGGACCTCATAATCAGCGGCGGGACGAACATCTACCCCCGTGAGGTCGAGGAGGTTCTATTGAAGCATGAGTCCGTGCACGAGGTTTCAGTGATCGGGCGGCCGCATCCGGATTGGGGTGAGGAGGTTGTCGCCTTCGTTGTCGCAAAGCCGGATGCGCACGTGACGCCGGAAGCGCTCGAAAGGCTCTGCCTCGACCATATCGCGCGATTCAAGCGGCCCAAGGAATTCCGCTTTGTAGAAGGACTTCCAAAGAACAGCTACGGCAAGGTACTCAAGACCGAGCTACGCGAGCGGCTCAAGGCGGAGCGATCCTAA
- a CDS encoding tetratricopeptide repeat protein, whose amino-acid sequence MISKRASACAFATAALVASMPIAGANADFASGKAAFERRDYGRAYRELLSDAQNGNAEAEYMIGEMTADGLGTGRSYELAARWYALSAAKGYIPANVTLGILYLYGAGTEDETGAIRADPTRAAGYLKVAADADDKEAQYLMGQLYMSGDGVPQDLAKAMDYTIRAARRGVVGAEYNAGVLAVRAGDTSENLVEAYKWFSLAAREHYPGAEQNRRHIATFLSPTDLQKAEALVNEFHVSD is encoded by the coding sequence ATGATTTCGAAGCGGGCTTCAGCCTGCGCCTTTGCGACCGCAGCATTGGTTGCGAGCATGCCAATTGCCGGGGCGAACGCCGATTTTGCCAGCGGCAAGGCTGCATTCGAGCGGCGCGATTATGGACGCGCCTATCGGGAGCTCCTCTCCGATGCCCAGAACGGAAACGCGGAGGCCGAGTACATGATTGGCGAGATGACGGCCGATGGGCTCGGCACCGGGCGAAGCTACGAGCTGGCCGCGCGCTGGTATGCTCTCTCCGCCGCGAAGGGTTACATCCCCGCGAATGTCACACTCGGCATTCTCTACCTCTATGGTGCCGGTACTGAGGACGAAACCGGTGCGATCAGGGCCGATCCAACGCGCGCCGCGGGTTACCTCAAGGTTGCAGCCGATGCAGACGACAAGGAAGCCCAGTATCTTATGGGCCAGCTATATATGAGTGGGGACGGCGTGCCCCAAGACCTCGCCAAGGCCATGGACTATACGATCCGTGCAGCTCGGCGCGGCGTGGTGGGTGCCGAATACAATGCCGGTGTGCTGGCGGTGCGCGCCGGCGATACGAGCGAAAACCTGGTCGAGGCCTACAAATGGTTCTCTCTCGCGGCTCGGGAGCACTATCCCGGCGCCGAGCAGAACCGCCGGCATATTGCCACGTTCCTTTCCCCAACCGACCTCCAGAAGGCTGAGGCACTGGTGAACGAGTTCCACGTGAGCGATTGA